Proteins found in one Sorghum bicolor cultivar BTx623 chromosome 1, Sorghum_bicolor_NCBIv3, whole genome shotgun sequence genomic segment:
- the LOC110430788 gene encoding uncharacterized protein LOC110430788 isoform X1 produces the protein MCTFVVSSGYRNAWFRFGTSKCRRNVNLHCFLRGMIIALRSQLEKRCSTRSVTMSAETKHKGIVGANNATPSMTGRRKSGLLKITVLFLVILIDGECVLVISILKISLLSMFRLAVHSYMFHI, from the exons ATGTGCACGTTTGTTGTTTCCTCAG GGTATCGCAATGCATGGTTCCGGTTTGGCACGTCCAAATGCAGGCGCAACGTCAACTTGCACTGTTTTCTTCGGGGGATGATCATCG CATTGCGGTCTCAGCTAGAGAAGCGTTGCAGTACTCGCTCGGTCACAATGTCTGCAGAAACGAAACACAAAGGTATAG TAGGAGCCAACAATGCAACACCATCCATGACAGGAAGGAGGAAGAGCGGTTTATTGAAAATAACAGTcctatttttggtgattttaatTGATGGGGAATGTGTTTTGGTGATTTCAATTCTGAAAATATCACTTTTATCTATGTTCAGACTTGCAGTTCATAGTTATATGTTCCATATCTGA
- the LOC8062965 gene encoding uncharacterized protein At5g01610 — protein sequence MSPLLRRVLLLALAAAVAATASAASLNGAANDLLPKYGLPKGLIPDSVASYSFDEATGAFEIHLASTCYVHFGSHLVYYERTITGKLSEGAISDLSGVQAKKLFLWVYVTGMVAHPDQGTIEFQAGFISESLSASMFDDVPTCGSSVGAQLRGAAGVIGELGLLPVAQA from the exons ATGTCTCCACTGCTCCGCCGCGTCCTTCTCCtcgccctcgccgccgccgtcgcggccACGGCGTCCGCCGCGTCGCTGAACGGCGCGGCGAACGACCTGCTCCCCAAGTACGGCCTCCCGAAGGGGCTCATCCCGGACTCCGTGGCCTCCTACAGCTTTGACGAGGCCACGGGCGCCTTCGAGATCCACCTCGCCAGCACCTGTTACGTCCACTTCGGCTCCCACCTCGTCTACTACGAGAGGACCATAACGGGCAAGCTCTCCGAGGGCGCCATCTCGGACCTCTCCGGCGTCCAGGCCAAGAAGCTCTTCCTCTGGGTCTACGTCACGGGGATGGTCGCGCACCCCGACCAGGGCACCATCGAGTTCCAGGCCGGATTCATCTCGGAGTCTCTGTCGGCCTCGATGTTTGACGATGTGCCCACCTGCGGTTCCAGCGTCGGTGCGCAGCTGCGCGGCGCGGCTGGGGTGATCGGGGAGCTTGGGCTGCTCCCCGTTGCGCAg GCCTGA
- the LOC110430788 gene encoding uncharacterized protein LOC110430788 isoform X2 — MCTFVVSSGYRNAWFRFGTSKCRRNVNLHCFLRGMIIALRSQLEKRCSTRSVTMSAETKHKVGANNATPSMTGRRKSGLLKITVLFLVILIDGECVLVISILKISLLSMFRLAVHSYMFHI; from the exons ATGTGCACGTTTGTTGTTTCCTCAG GGTATCGCAATGCATGGTTCCGGTTTGGCACGTCCAAATGCAGGCGCAACGTCAACTTGCACTGTTTTCTTCGGGGGATGATCATCG CATTGCGGTCTCAGCTAGAGAAGCGTTGCAGTACTCGCTCGGTCACAATGTCTGCAGAAACGAAACACAAAG TAGGAGCCAACAATGCAACACCATCCATGACAGGAAGGAGGAAGAGCGGTTTATTGAAAATAACAGTcctatttttggtgattttaatTGATGGGGAATGTGTTTTGGTGATTTCAATTCTGAAAATATCACTTTTATCTATGTTCAGACTTGCAGTTCATAGTTATATGTTCCATATCTGA
- the LOC8062966 gene encoding hydroxyproline O-galactosyltransferase GALT5, protein MRRQRRTAGGLRPVLLLLPFAALISVGTFSLHYADRLLSSDTGTAQRAASPSRHQQQRRLPVSTLDVRALDAAAPAPPLHEAAARAFRSGGRLLRDALSSSPSSSAPAPPPAAAGADGATRCPASITRSGAYLHLPCGLALGSHVTLVGAPRGGRGAAGVAQFSVELRGEGDGDAAPTILHFNPRLSGDWSRRPVIELNTRFRGQWGPALRCEGRPSRHDEETVDGLVTCEEWSGNIGGASEELKRLQLQNRVAGKNNRNWIHWPYPFLEEELFVLTLSTGLEGYHFHVDGKHVASFPYRVGFVLEDAKIFSVNGNIDIKSIVAGSLPTAHPSIAQRNLELLTELKTPPLGKENIELFIGVLSAGSHFTERMAVRRSWMSLMRNSSSIVARFFVALNGRKEVNEDLIKEADFFRDIVIVPFADSYDLVVLKTVAICDYVAHVVPAKYVMKCDDDTFVGLDSVMAEVKKIPDGKSFYLGNMNYYHRPLREGKWAVSYEEWPREEYPPYADGAGYVVSSDIANFVATEMKNGRLNLFKMEDVSMGMWVGQFNLSRTGNAVAYVHSAGFCQSGCVNGYLTAHYQSPAQMVCLWEKLRRGNTWCCNAR, encoded by the exons ATGCGCCGGCAACGCCGCACCGCCGGCGGCCTCCGCCCGGTGCTGCTGCTACTCCCCTTCGCCGCGCTCATTTCGGTCGGAACCTTCTCCCTACACTACGCCGACCGCCTCCTCAGCTCTGACACGGGCACGGCGCAGCGGGCCGCTTCGCCGTCCCGGCACCAGCAGCAGCGTCGGCTGCCCGTCTCCACCCTCGACGTGCGCGCGCTCGACGCCGCCGCCCCGGCCCCGCCGCTGCACgaggccgccgcgcgcgccttCCGGTCCGGCGGGCGCCTCCTCCGCGACGCCCTCTCTTCCTCCCCCTCGTCATCcgcccccgcgccgccgcccgcgGCCGCGGGTGCCGACGGCGCGACGCGGTGCCCGGCCTCGATCACGCGGTCGGGCGCGTATCTGCACCTGCCCTGCGGGCTGGCGCTGGGGTCACACGTCACGCTGGTCGGCGCGCCGCGGGGCGGTCGAGGCGCGGCTGGCGTCGCGCAGTTTTCGGTGGAGCTGCGCGGTGAAGGCGACGGGGACGCGGCGCCGACGATACTGCACTTCAACCCGCGGCTCAGCGGGGACTGGAGCCGCCGCCCGGTGATCGAGCTGAATACGCGCTTCCGCGGACAATGGGGACCCGCGCTCCGGTGCGAGGGCCGCCCGTCGCGCCACGACGAGGAGACCG TTGATGGATTAGTGACATGTGAGGAATGGTCTGGAAACATTGGTGGTGCATCAGAGGAGTTGAAGAGATTGCAGTTGCAGAACCGTGTTGCTGGAAAGAATAACAGAAATTGGATACATTGGCCATATCCATTCTTGGAGGAAGAATTGTTTGTTCTAACACTAAGTACTGGTTTAGAAGGCTACCATTTTCATGTTGATGGGAAGCATGTCGCATCTTTTCCTTATCGTGTT gGCTTTGTTCTTGAGGATGCCAAAATCTTTTCTGTGAATGGTAATATTGATATCAAATCAATAGTAGCTGGTTCTTTACCGACGGCTCATCCAAGCATTGCACAGAGAAATCTGGAGTTGCTAACAGAACTAAAAACCCCTCCTCTTgggaaagagaatattgagctGTTCATAGGTGTTCTTTCAGCAGGGAGCCATTTCACTGAGCGTATGGCCGTGAGGAGATCTTGGATGTCTTTGATGCGaaattcatcaagcatagtgGCACGTTTTTTTGTTGCATTG AACGGCAGAAAGGAAGTGAATGAAGATTTGATAAAAGAAGCAGATTTCTTCAGGGACATTGTCATTGTCCCTTTTGCGGATAGCTATGATCTGGTTGTTCTGAAGACTGTTGCCATTTGTGACTATGTG GCTCATGTTGTTCCGGCGAAGTATGTCATGAAGTGTGATGATGATACCTTTGTTGGACTTGATTCGGTAATGGCTGAAGTTAAGAAAATTCCAGATGGCAAAAGCTTTTATTTGGGGAACATGAACTACTACCACAGGCCACTGCGGGAGGGAAAATGGGCCGTCTCATATGAG GAGTGGCCCAGAGAAGAGTACCCGCCTTATGCTGATGGTGCAGGCTATGTCGTTTCTTCTGACATTGCAAACTTCGTCGCAACCGAAATGAAGAATGGCAGACTAAAT CTGTTCAAGATGGAGGATGTGAGCATGGGGATGTGGGTGGGGCAATTCAACCTCTCGCGGACGGGGAACGCCGTGGCGTACGTCCACAGCGCCGGTTTCTGCCAGTCCGGCTGCGTCAATGGCTACCTCACCGCGCACTACCAGTCGCCGGCGCAGATGGTGTGCCTCTGGGAGAAGCTACGGCGAGGCAACACATGGTGCTGCAACGCAAGGTGA